The nucleotide sequence CAATTCGGCTATAAGCTTGAAACAAAAGGAGTTAGCGGAGAAGTTAAAGAATTAATCACTGCTTTCAACGATATGTCGAGCCGTTTGCACCTTTATGAAGAACAAAATATCGACCAACTTACACTCGAAAGAAACAAGCTGGAAGCTGTTTTGATGAGTATTGTCAACGGTGTTGTTGTTTGTGACAACTTTGACAATGTGGTATTGGTGAACAGTGCCGCTTTAAAAATGCTTGCGATTGAAGATTCTCAAATATTAAATACAAAAATTCAAATGTACTGTGACAGCAACGGAGAAATGTGTTTCCAAGAAAAAATCGAACAATTTAAAGATACTCCTCTAGATATTATGGAAAACAAGCCTCTCGAATTCAATATAGAAGTCGATAAAAATGTAATAAAGGCGATAATATCCCCTATGTTCTCCAAAAACCAAGACTACGTCGGATATATTATTGTACTTATTGATGTCACAAAAGAAGTCGAAATCAATAAACTTAAAAATAATTTCATCTCTAACGTATCCCACGAGCTTAGAACTCCTGTTACAGTACTAAGAACCTATATCGACACTTTATATTCTCATGGAGATGAGTTTGATAAAGAAACACAAAAAGAATTTATGGAAACCATAAATAAAGAAGCAACAAGGCTTCAAAAAATGGTTAACGAAATATTGGATTTTTCAAGACTGGAATCTCCTAACATTAACGTTCCTAAAGAATATGCTGACATTGTCCCGCTTATTGAACAAGTAATCAGCTCTATGAAAGTTTTGGCTTCTGAAAAAGGAATAACGTTCTCAATTATAAAAGAACCTGATTTGCCAAAGCTTCCAATAAACACTGAAAGTATTGAAAGAGCATTTAAGAACTTGGTGTCAAACGCAATCAAATACTCACCTGATAACAGCAAAGTCAAAATAAGAGCAGAAATAGCAAGAGACCCTAGCTTTGTTGAAATAACAGTAGAAGACCAAGGGATAGGTATTCCCGAAGAACACCAAAAGAAAATATTTGAACGTTTTTATAGAGTTGAAAATGCAACTCACACAATTAAAGGAACGGGCCTTGGTTTACATCTTGTAAAAATAACTATCGAAAAACATCATCACGGCAAAGTCTTTGTAAAAAGCACGCCGGGCGTGGGGTCTACATTCGGGATAAGACTACCGATAAAAATGACGGAAGAAGACAAAGAGCTTTCAGAGCAAAATAAAGAAAATAAAGAGCAGTCTTTATAAAATCTTAATTTGACGAGGGGCAACTGATTTTATTAGTATTAATATGTATAATAGAATTAGTACCAATATAAACAGAGGAAAAAGGAAAACAAAATGCATAATATAGCAGTAATAGGATGTGGTTTATGGGGAAGGAATATAGTCAGAAATTTCTATAATTTAAACGCCCTTAACACGGTCTGCGACCTGGACCCTGACAACATCGCAAAAGTGAGAGAGCAATATCCTGAGGTCAATACAACAAATAATTTTCAAGATGTATTCAACAATCCTGAAATACAAGGCGTAATTGTTGTTACACCAAGTCATACTCATTATAAAATAGTAAAAGCCGCTTTAGAAGCAGGCAAAAATGTATATGTTGAAAAACCCATTTCAACAGTCGCAGAAGAAGCAAGAAAGCTGACAGAACTAGCAGATTCAAAAGGTCTTGTACTAATGGTCGGACATTTACTTTTGTATCATCCTGCAGTAAACCGTTTGAGAATGCTTATCAAAGAAGGTGCTTTAGGAAAAATCAGATACATTCAAAGCGACCGTTTAAATATTAACCACTTTAAAAATGACAGAAGCGTAATGTGGGATTTAGCTCCTCATGACGTTTCTATGACAAGCTATATTATCGACAAAGAACCATTGAGAGTAATCAGTGCAGTCGGGGCTTCTTCTGACGGCAACGAGATTATGGATATTACGCACGTAACTATTGAATACGAAGACGGCATTATAGGACACATTTCAGATAGCTGGATTCACCCTCAAAAAAGAGTAAATCTGCTTGTCCGAGGAACAAAAGCAAGTGCGATGTTTGATGACACATTGCCTGAGCATAAATTACAAATATTTGACAATTCTGCTCCTGGAGCCGTCAAAACAGAAACCTTGGATTATTTAGAAATTGAACCTTTAAAACTTGAATGCCAACACTTCTTAAATTGCATTGAACAAGGTAAAAAAGCAAGAAGCGACGGAGAAAACGGCTTCAATGTAACAAAGGTTCTTGAAGAAGCTGAAAAAATTATGCTTGGAGAACGCAGAAAAAATCTTGATGAATTTGATTTTGCACTTTCAAGAAGTAAGAGATAAAGGAGAAATTTATAATGGCAAACTTTTTGACTATATTAAGAATACTATTAGCATTCGGAACTTTAGCACTATTATTTACAGGTTCACCATCTTGGTATTTCAGTGCTTTTTGGCTTACGTTCTTCGTAATAATTTTAGACGGACTTGACGGCTATGTAGCAAGAGCTCGTCACGAAGAAACAAAACTAGGTTCTGTTCTTGATATTTTAGGCGACAGAATAGTTGAAAATGCTTACTGGGTAACGTTTGCCGCTTTAGGTTGGATTGGAGCTTGGCTTCCAATCGTAGTTTTATCAAGAGGCATTATTACAGACGGAATAAGAAGCTTAGCATTTGCAGAAGGCTACACAGCATTTGGCGACAAAACAATGATGACAAACCCTATCGGCAAATTCATCACAGCATCAAGATTTGCAAGAGCAGCTTATGGCGGAGCAAAAGCAATAGCATTTGTTATGATGATTATCGCCCATGTTCCTAATATGTATATGTATAAACCAATGTCCATCGGTCAATTTATATGGTACTCACAACACCAAGGATTGCTAATAACTATTGCCAATGTATTTGCTTATATTGCAGTTACTTTCTGCGTATTGAGAGGTATCCCTGTTATTTTGGAAAGCAAACGTTTCTTTACACAAGAAAAGCAAGAAAATGAGCAATAACGAAATTAAAAAAAGTTTTAACATTGTATTGGTTGAACCTGAAATACCTCAAAACACAGGAAATATAGTGCGTCTTTGTGCTTGCACGGGAGCAAAATTATTTCTTGTCGGGAAATTGGGATTTTCAATTACTGATAAATATTTAAAAAGAGCAGGTTTAGACTACTGGGATAGTGCAGTTGTAGCTCAATTTAATCATATAGAAGATTTAAAACAAAAATATCCTGATTCTCGTTTTTTCTATTTAACGACTAAGACAACACAAAAATATACCGATATAAATTTTCAAGAAGGTGATTTTCTTGTTTTCGGGCCCGAAACAAGAGGACTTGACGAGGAACTATTAAATGCAAACAAAGAAAGTTGCTTAACTATTCCAATGAAAGAAAATCAAAGAAGCTTAAACCTTTCAAATTCCGTTGCAATAGTTGTTTATGAAGCAATAAGGCAAACAAATGGATAAAACCATAGATTTAAAAAGAGCAAAAATACTCTTACCAAAAAGAAAAAAAGACTCCAACAAAGGAACTTTCGGAAAAATATTAAATATCGCCGGTTCAAGATGCTATCAAGGAGCGGCTTATCTGTCTTCAATTTCTGCGTTAAGAACAGGTGCTGGATATGTCACATTGGCTTGCCCTGACTGCATTGTGAACAATATTGCCTCACTTGCTCCGGAGCTTACATTTATGCCTTTAAGCTGCAAACCTGACAAAACTCTTTCAAGTATATCAGCTCAACTTGTTGCGGAAAAAGCACTGAAATATGATGCTGTAAGCTTGGGGTGCGGATTAACGCAAACAAATAGTACCGTTAGATTTTTAAAGAAGTTTTTAGACTACTGTTCACCTCTTACAAAATTAATTCTTGACGCTGACGGGATAAACTGTTTTGCAAAATTACTAGCATCAAAAGACGGCGAAAACATTAAATTACCTGAATTCACAATAATGACGCCTCACCCAATGGAACTTTCAAGATTGTTGAAGGTAAGCGTTGAAACAATACAAAAAGACAGGGCAAAATATGCACAAGAAGCTTCTGAAAAATTCAATTGCACCATTGTGCTAAAAGGTCACAAAACAATAATCGCAGACAAAGATTCTATTTATATAAACCATACAGGCAATTCCGCTCTAGCAAAAGCCGGTACGGGTGATGTTTTGACCGGGATAATATCAGCATTTGTTGTCCAAAATATGTATTTAGCTGATGCAGCAAGGCTCGGAGTCTATATACATGGGCTTTCGGGCGATATTTTGTCAAACAATTTGACTGAATACTCGGTTTTAGCAACTGACTTGATAAAAGCAATACCAATTTCTTTAAAAAATATTTTGAATTCTTAAAAACAATGATTGAAACATTAAATAAAAACTGTTAATATAAAGCCTATGGATGACAGAATTGAAGAGCTCCAAAATATTGTAAAAAACGACCCGACAAACTTTCAAGCAATGAGAGAACTTGCCGTTGCACTGCTTGATATAGGTGAAAATGAAGAAGCACTTAAAAATCTTTTTTATTTAGTCGGTATATTTCCCGAAGATGCACGGCTTCATTACAACATAGGGATTATATGGGAAAAACTCAAATATGTAGATAAAGCCATCGACTCATATTTGAATGCACTTAATGTAAACCCTAATGAACCTGATTTTCAATACAATTTGGCTTGTGCATACATTCAAAAAAAAGAATACGATAAAGCTTTAGACTTGTTTGAA is from Candidatus Gastranaerophilales bacterium and encodes:
- a CDS encoding tRNA (cytidine(34)-2'-O)-methyltransferase, whose amino-acid sequence is MSNNEIKKSFNIVLVEPEIPQNTGNIVRLCACTGAKLFLVGKLGFSITDKYLKRAGLDYWDSAVVAQFNHIEDLKQKYPDSRFFYLTTKTTQKYTDINFQEGDFLVFGPETRGLDEELLNANKESCLTIPMKENQRSLNLSNSVAIVVYEAIRQTNG
- a CDS encoding ATP-binding protein, whose amino-acid sequence is MKKPKLSLSTQNKFILLGLVMSTLLIVMVAIFAISNIQKKLDASYREFAQIVTKTLSIESLEVAKDVDNSEKIDTLRAHTASIISSDQDISFIEFKDKENNIIYSTKNDYPQKAKQTKISISSPLVLVNENGSEVVGSVSVGLAGKGIKAISKATRNSLFGIFSIAWVLFSIVILINTLLITRELGILHHGVKQISTGQFGYKLETKGVSGEVKELITAFNDMSSRLHLYEEQNIDQLTLERNKLEAVLMSIVNGVVVCDNFDNVVLVNSAALKMLAIEDSQILNTKIQMYCDSNGEMCFQEKIEQFKDTPLDIMENKPLEFNIEVDKNVIKAIISPMFSKNQDYVGYIIVLIDVTKEVEINKLKNNFISNVSHELRTPVTVLRTYIDTLYSHGDEFDKETQKEFMETINKEATRLQKMVNEILDFSRLESPNINVPKEYADIVPLIEQVISSMKVLASEKGITFSIIKEPDLPKLPINTESIERAFKNLVSNAIKYSPDNSKVKIRAEIARDPSFVEITVEDQGIGIPEEHQKKIFERFYRVENATHTIKGTGLGLHLVKITIEKHHHGKVFVKSTPGVGSTFGIRLPIKMTEEDKELSEQNKENKEQSL
- a CDS encoding NAD(P)H-hydrate dehydratase; translated protein: MDKTIDLKRAKILLPKRKKDSNKGTFGKILNIAGSRCYQGAAYLSSISALRTGAGYVTLACPDCIVNNIASLAPELTFMPLSCKPDKTLSSISAQLVAEKALKYDAVSLGCGLTQTNSTVRFLKKFLDYCSPLTKLILDADGINCFAKLLASKDGENIKLPEFTIMTPHPMELSRLLKVSVETIQKDRAKYAQEASEKFNCTIVLKGHKTIIADKDSIYINHTGNSALAKAGTGDVLTGIISAFVVQNMYLADAARLGVYIHGLSGDILSNNLTEYSVLATDLIKAIPISLKNILNS
- a CDS encoding Gfo/Idh/MocA family oxidoreductase; this translates as MHNIAVIGCGLWGRNIVRNFYNLNALNTVCDLDPDNIAKVREQYPEVNTTNNFQDVFNNPEIQGVIVVTPSHTHYKIVKAALEAGKNVYVEKPISTVAEEARKLTELADSKGLVLMVGHLLLYHPAVNRLRMLIKEGALGKIRYIQSDRLNINHFKNDRSVMWDLAPHDVSMTSYIIDKEPLRVISAVGASSDGNEIMDITHVTIEYEDGIIGHISDSWIHPQKRVNLLVRGTKASAMFDDTLPEHKLQIFDNSAPGAVKTETLDYLEIEPLKLECQHFLNCIEQGKKARSDGENGFNVTKVLEEAEKIMLGERRKNLDEFDFALSRSKR
- a CDS encoding CDP-alcohol phosphatidyltransferase family protein — its product is MANFLTILRILLAFGTLALLFTGSPSWYFSAFWLTFFVIILDGLDGYVARARHEETKLGSVLDILGDRIVENAYWVTFAALGWIGAWLPIVVLSRGIITDGIRSLAFAEGYTAFGDKTMMTNPIGKFITASRFARAAYGGAKAIAFVMMIIAHVPNMYMYKPMSIGQFIWYSQHQGLLITIANVFAYIAVTFCVLRGIPVILESKRFFTQEKQENEQ